In endosymbiont of unidentified scaly snail isolate Monju, the following are encoded in one genomic region:
- the ribBA gene encoding bifunctional 3,4-dihydroxy-2-butanone-4-phosphate synthase/GTP cyclohydrolase II: MSLNTTEEIIEDLRQGRMVIIMDDEDRENEGDLVMASEKVAPEAINFMARYGRGLICMTMTPERCRQLRLPLMVNTDNQLEATNFTISIEAAEGVTTGISAADRATTVLAAVAPNARPEDLVQPGHIFPLMAQPGGVLVRAGHTEAGCDLARLAGLEPSSVIVEILNEDGSMARRPDLEKFAAEHGLKIGTIADLIQYRIRHEKTVELVSDCLLPTRHGDFHLYAYQDIVGNDIHLALVKGEIHPDDPVLVLVRVHVQNSLCDLFESTRDCGWPLRAAMDYIAGEGAGVIVVLRNYDTARDIVNRIEEYKHGIKPEPRADGKCSKNDEELRTIGVGAQILTDLGVRKMRVMSAPKHLHALAGFDLEVTEFVNTDEHQEAPET; the protein is encoded by the coding sequence ATGTCACTGAACACCACAGAAGAAATCATCGAAGACCTGCGGCAGGGCCGGATGGTCATCATCATGGACGACGAGGATCGCGAGAACGAGGGCGACCTGGTGATGGCTTCCGAGAAGGTCGCGCCCGAGGCGATCAACTTCATGGCGCGTTACGGGCGCGGCCTGATCTGCATGACCATGACCCCGGAGCGCTGCCGGCAGCTGCGCCTGCCGCTGATGGTCAACACCGACAACCAGCTCGAGGCGACCAACTTCACCATCTCCATCGAGGCGGCCGAGGGCGTGACCACCGGCATCTCGGCAGCCGACCGTGCGACCACGGTGCTGGCGGCGGTGGCGCCCAACGCCAGGCCCGAAGACCTGGTACAGCCGGGACACATCTTTCCGCTGATGGCCCAGCCCGGCGGGGTGCTGGTGCGCGCCGGGCACACCGAGGCAGGTTGCGACCTGGCGCGGCTGGCGGGACTGGAGCCGTCCTCGGTCATCGTCGAGATCCTCAACGAGGACGGCAGCATGGCACGCCGTCCCGACCTGGAGAAATTTGCCGCAGAGCATGGCCTGAAGATCGGTACCATCGCCGATCTCATCCAGTATCGCATCAGGCACGAGAAGACCGTCGAGCTGGTCAGCGACTGCCTGCTGCCCACCCGCCATGGCGATTTCCACCTGTATGCCTACCAGGACATCGTGGGCAACGACATTCATCTGGCGCTGGTGAAAGGCGAGATTCATCCCGACGATCCGGTGCTGGTGCTGGTGCGGGTGCATGTGCAGAACAGCCTGTGCGACCTGTTCGAGAGCACCCGCGACTGTGGCTGGCCGTTGCGCGCGGCCATGGACTACATTGCCGGCGAAGGCGCCGGCGTGATCGTGGTGCTGCGCAACTACGACACTGCGCGCGATATCGTCAACCGCATCGAGGAGTACAAGCACGGCATCAAGCCCGAGCCGCGTGCCGACGGCAAGTGCTCGAAGAACGACGAGGAGCTGCGTACCATCGGCGTGGGCGCGCAGATACTGACCGACCTGGGTGTGCGCAAGATGCGCGTGATGAGCGCGCCCAAGCACCTGCATGCCCTGGCCGGCTTCGACCTGGAAGTCACCGAATTCGTGAATACCGACGAGCACCAGGAGGCTCCCGAGACATGA
- a CDS encoding M48 family metallopeptidase, translated as MRRLSGTWYPPGSAARRLAILHSDGLYYRLEVEDGTRRDGDFRQVQVSDRVGDIPRRLVLPDGSLFETPDNAGVDALLQRGSHRDGRGGIVHRLESRRSWIVLALLLTLSVTFAAVWWGVPWASRALAQALPASVNQSLSQGALELLDQWVFEPSALPEARRDAIRRRVHQRLLPDDSEGLRYRLHFRQAGGMANALALPSGDIVLTDALVALAGDPAEIDAVLLHEIGHVVHRHGLQSVIRSSFLGIGLLLVVGDVNAINSLAAALPAFLLEGHHSRQAESEADDYALTRMLQLGEDPEAFARILEKLEAVAGDAAGNKDQVRLRSYLSTHPLTEERVAHARALARGARH; from the coding sequence GTGCGCCGGCTGTCCGGCACCTGGTATCCGCCGGGCAGTGCGGCGCGGCGCCTCGCCATCCTGCACAGCGACGGCCTGTACTACCGACTGGAGGTGGAAGATGGCACCCGCCGCGACGGCGATTTCCGGCAGGTGCAGGTGAGCGACCGGGTAGGCGATATCCCGCGCCGCCTGGTGCTGCCCGATGGGTCGCTGTTCGAGACCCCGGACAATGCCGGCGTCGATGCCCTGCTGCAGCGGGGTAGCCACCGTGACGGGCGCGGCGGCATCGTGCATCGGCTGGAATCCCGGCGTTCGTGGATCGTTCTTGCCCTGCTGCTGACGCTGTCCGTGACCTTCGCTGCGGTGTGGTGGGGCGTGCCCTGGGCCAGTCGTGCCCTGGCCCAGGCGCTGCCGGCCTCGGTCAACCAGTCGCTCTCCCAGGGGGCGCTCGAACTGCTCGATCAGTGGGTGTTCGAGCCGAGCGCCCTGCCCGAGGCGAGGCGCGACGCCATTCGCCGGCGTGTTCACCAGCGGCTGCTTCCCGATGACAGCGAGGGTCTGCGATATCGGCTTCACTTCCGACAGGCGGGGGGCATGGCCAATGCGCTGGCGCTGCCCTCGGGCGACATCGTGTTGACCGATGCCCTGGTGGCGCTGGCTGGCGACCCGGCCGAGATCGACGCCGTGTTGCTGCACGAGATCGGGCACGTGGTACATCGGCATGGCCTGCAATCGGTGATTCGCAGCTCCTTTCTCGGTATCGGTCTGCTGCTGGTGGTGGGGGACGTGAACGCCATCAACAGCCTGGCGGCGGCCTTGCCCGCCTTCCTGCTCGAGGGACATCACTCGCGGCAGGCCGAGAGCGAGGCCGACGACTACGCGCTGACGCGCATGCTGCAACTGGGCGAGGATCCCGAGGCCTTTGCACGCATCCTCGAAAAACTGGAGGCAGTCGCCGGTGATGCGGCGGGTAACAAGGATCAGGTCCGCCTGCGGAGTTACCTGTCCACCCACCCGTTGACCGAGGAGCGGGTGGCCCATGCCCGTGCCCTGGCCCGGGGCGCTCGGCACTGA
- a CDS encoding YjgN family protein, with protein sequence MSGTLQPVAITPFRFTGRGGQYFRIWIVNLILTILTLGIYSAWAKVRTRRYFLGNTWFGESSFDYHATPLMILKGRLIALGLALIYVVTSNLWPAIGSLMLLLFMLVMPWVIWRSLRFNSVMTSYRNVRFGFDGRLKESYVVFLLLPMLPVLLFLLPMFGAAMVGGAAEHEMKQGFLLLGLGMLFALLAGLAITPYAHKRSVAYVLGNLRYGQGHFETDLNTRRFYGIYLAYLLWFLLIVIVGSLVVAGLFGNTLVGMAEEVNPGGGVPSEMLAAMMLAYVPMLLLGVWTRAWFEMKVRNYAFSQMRLDDKLQMTSSLRIARLVWIHASNLLLLALTLGLAWPWTRIRLTRYKTETAAAELQGDLDTYVSQQQGAVSALGEEMGDVFDVAPELGF encoded by the coding sequence ATGTCCGGTACCTTGCAGCCTGTCGCCATCACGCCCTTCCGTTTCACGGGACGGGGAGGGCAGTACTTCCGTATCTGGATCGTCAACCTGATCCTCACCATCCTCACCCTGGGTATCTACTCTGCCTGGGCCAAGGTGCGCACCCGGCGTTATTTCCTGGGCAATACCTGGTTCGGCGAGTCGTCCTTCGACTATCACGCCACGCCGCTGATGATCCTCAAGGGCCGGTTGATCGCGCTGGGCCTGGCGCTGATCTACGTGGTCACCTCCAACCTGTGGCCGGCCATCGGCAGCCTCATGCTGTTGCTGTTCATGCTGGTCATGCCGTGGGTGATCTGGCGTTCGCTACGTTTCAATTCGGTTATGACGTCCTACCGCAACGTGCGTTTCGGCTTCGACGGCCGGTTGAAGGAGTCCTACGTGGTGTTCCTGCTGCTGCCCATGTTGCCAGTGTTGCTGTTCCTGTTGCCGATGTTCGGAGCGGCCATGGTTGGCGGTGCGGCTGAGCACGAGATGAAGCAGGGATTCCTGCTCCTCGGACTCGGCATGCTGTTCGCCCTGCTCGCGGGACTGGCGATCACGCCCTACGCGCACAAGCGCTCGGTTGCTTATGTGCTTGGCAATCTGCGTTACGGGCAGGGGCACTTCGAGACGGATCTGAATACCCGGCGTTTCTATGGCATCTACCTGGCGTACCTGTTGTGGTTCTTGCTCATCGTGATCGTGGGTTCACTGGTCGTAGCCGGCCTGTTCGGCAATACCCTGGTGGGGATGGCAGAAGAGGTGAACCCGGGCGGCGGCGTGCCTTCCGAAATGCTGGCCGCGATGATGCTGGCATATGTGCCGATGTTGCTGCTGGGGGTCTGGACGCGCGCCTGGTTTGAGATGAAGGTGCGCAACTATGCGTTTTCGCAGATGCGACTCGACGACAAGTTGCAAATGACTTCCAGCCTGCGTATCGCCCGTCTGGTCTGGATACATGCCAGCAACCTGCTGTTGCTGGCCCTCACGCTGGGCCTGGCCTGGCCCTGGACCCGGATACGCCTGACCCGCTACAAGACCGAGACGGCCGCCGCCGAGCTGCAAGGCGATCTCGATACCTATGTCTCGCAGCAACAGGGGGCTGTCTCTGCGCTGGGCGAGGAAATGGGCGATGTCTTCGACGTCGCCCCCGAGCTTGGGTTCTGA
- a CDS encoding class II aldolase/adducin family protein produces the protein MNATTPPAEGVIRFRLEHTNGPLPGWAEPGEILAWFRRCQALGGIGRYPPERYQGAAFGNISQRGPEGFLITGTQTGGQQALTPGDIAWVKYCDIQENRVVSQGPARPSSESMTHGQLYTLDAGVGFVIHIHDPLLWRQADRLELPVTDPAAEYGTPAMAREVERLMAMPATREGGIFAMGGHEDGLVIFGTDAEQAGLRLLALYRRACARATS, from the coding sequence ATGAACGCAACGACCCCGCCCGCCGAGGGCGTCATCCGCTTCCGACTCGAGCATACCAACGGGCCACTTCCGGGGTGGGCAGAGCCCGGCGAGATCCTCGCCTGGTTCCGCCGCTGCCAGGCACTGGGCGGCATCGGGCGCTACCCCCCCGAGCGTTACCAGGGTGCGGCCTTCGGCAACATCAGCCAGCGCGGCCCCGAGGGCTTCCTGATCACCGGCACCCAGACCGGTGGCCAGCAGGCGCTGACACCGGGCGACATCGCCTGGGTGAAGTACTGCGACATCCAGGAAAACCGGGTGGTCTCACAAGGACCGGCGCGGCCCTCGTCGGAATCGATGACACACGGCCAGCTCTACACGCTGGACGCCGGCGTCGGCTTCGTGATCCACATCCATGATCCACTGCTCTGGCGACAGGCCGATCGCCTGGAGCTGCCGGTCACCGACCCCGCGGCCGAATACGGCACGCCAGCCATGGCGCGCGAAGTGGAACGCCTGATGGCAATGCCGGCGACGCGGGAGGGCGGCATCTTCGCCATGGGCGGCCACGAGGATGGCTTGGTGATCTTTGGCACCGACGCCGAGCAGGCGGGGCTGCGGCTGCTGGCGTTGTACCGGCGCGCCTGCGCCCGGGCCACCAGCTGA
- a CDS encoding Sfum_1244 family protein, protein MSSEILELAEQVQLNCHISDARHGTDYGLCTYLMKMREYYRWEQGLPYGETLDKDAVGDWLSEREALWDGLADEEYHPLALGEHWLDPFDVAGINQRISDLGYLYSADLAQSGRAQFFLTRLLAHERGADGFDLWVGGEELARGLHVPPALLLGRDIYLRRNALKQLLWEKYDSWQWGRPDNAMGRALACYPFETDIDAALEHMTEREMAVVRDHEIGEYRAGQLLGGGWEALLLRVLGTPAELMLRAVRDNLADCLQTLPHLLDDPGDGASLHAWVGNLGNMRKDLFPAVLVAYEAWYAKGDLQPWRDCVEQGQTHWLSVARAALQVDAEQPRGVIAGRIMALVEAARL, encoded by the coding sequence ATGTCGTCGGAGATCCTGGAGCTGGCCGAACAGGTCCAGCTCAATTGTCACATCAGCGACGCGCGCCACGGTACCGACTACGGGCTGTGCACCTACCTGATGAAGATGCGCGAGTACTATCGCTGGGAGCAGGGACTGCCCTATGGCGAAACCCTCGACAAGGATGCGGTGGGTGACTGGCTGAGTGAACGCGAGGCGCTGTGGGACGGCCTGGCCGACGAGGAATACCATCCTCTGGCGCTTGGTGAACACTGGCTCGATCCCTTCGATGTGGCCGGTATCAACCAGCGCATCAGCGACCTGGGCTACCTGTACAGTGCTGACCTGGCGCAGTCGGGTCGTGCCCAGTTCTTTCTCACCCGCCTGCTGGCCCACGAGCGGGGAGCAGACGGCTTCGACCTGTGGGTCGGCGGAGAAGAATTGGCGCGTGGCCTGCATGTGCCCCCGGCCCTGCTGCTGGGTCGTGACATTTACCTGCGCCGCAATGCCCTCAAGCAGCTGCTCTGGGAAAAGTACGATTCCTGGCAGTGGGGCCGGCCCGACAATGCCATGGGCCGGGCCCTGGCCTGTTATCCCTTCGAGACCGACATCGATGCGGCGCTCGAGCACATGACCGAACGTGAGATGGCGGTGGTTCGCGATCACGAGATCGGTGAATATCGCGCCGGGCAACTGTTGGGCGGGGGCTGGGAAGCGCTGTTGCTGCGAGTACTCGGCACACCGGCCGAGCTCATGCTGCGCGCGGTGCGCGACAACCTGGCCGATTGCCTGCAGACCCTGCCGCACCTGCTCGATGACCCAGGCGACGGCGCTTCGCTGCATGCCTGGGTCGGCAACCTGGGCAACATGCGCAAGGACCTGTTTCCCGCGGTGCTTGTCGCCTACGAGGCCTGGTATGCCAAGGGCGATCTCCAACCCTGGCGAGATTGCGTCGAACAGGGGCAGACGCACTGGCTGAGCGTGGCGCGGGCGGCCCTGCAGGTCGATGCGGAACAGCCGCGCGGTGTCATCGCCGGGCGTATCATGGCGCTGGTGGAGGCGGCGCGTCTCTGA
- a CDS encoding CZB domain-containing protein encodes MLKSLWKRFPGKSRQSFDTVEEVAENVGLHLREVLAAHSAWKRRLARLFKEGDRGRIDLITVADDRICELGRWLHGPGRDAFGKLEEYHEAVEAHAAFHKTAAEVVVEFKSGNRKKAAELLRTRFRDASNCNQMALVMLFMAARK; translated from the coding sequence ATGCTCAAGTCCTTGTGGAAGCGCTTCCCCGGCAAGTCGCGACAGAGCTTCGATACGGTGGAAGAGGTGGCCGAGAATGTCGGACTGCATCTGCGCGAGGTGCTGGCCGCGCACAGTGCCTGGAAGCGGCGACTGGCGCGCCTGTTCAAGGAGGGTGATCGTGGAAGGATCGATCTGATTACCGTTGCCGACGATCGTATTTGCGAACTGGGCCGCTGGTTGCACGGGCCGGGCAGGGACGCGTTCGGCAAGCTCGAGGAATACCACGAGGCTGTCGAGGCTCACGCGGCGTTTCACAAGACGGCAGCCGAGGTGGTGGTCGAGTTCAAGTCGGGCAACCGCAAGAAGGCAGCGGAACTGCTGCGAACCCGTTTTCGCGATGCCTCCAACTGCAACCAGATGGCGCTGGTCATGCTGTTCATGGCGGCGCGCAAGTAA
- a CDS encoding Alvin_2107 family globule sulfur oxidation protein, whose amino-acid sequence MNQFYYDAVTKMEEMGVDEEYIQGWQAGFLQNPKREEQRITEAYEAGYADGEEKNTDNFGNWVKN is encoded by the coding sequence ATGAACCAGTTCTACTACGACGCTGTGACCAAGATGGAAGAAATGGGTGTGGACGAGGAGTACATCCAGGGTTGGCAGGCAGGCTTCCTGCAGAACCCCAAGCGCGAGGAACAGCGTATCACCGAAGCCTACGAGGCCGGCTATGCCGACGGCGAGGAAAAGAACACCGACAACTTCGGTAACTGGGTGAAGAACTGA
- a CDS encoding AAA family ATPase gives MRPAQLLTILDREFTSTLEGHHTPVMLWGPPGVGKSDMIRQTAERHEVPMIDIRLSQMEPSDLRGIPFRSGEHVEWATPAILPDAARHGERGILFLDEITSAPPSVSAAAYQLILDRRLGEYQVPRGWAIFAAGNRQGDRGVTYTMPAPLANRFSHFDVEPHLDDWVAWAYAHGIDERVIAFLRFRPELLFDFDPAHNPMAFPSPRSWEFAHRSLQKFSGHPELLQGALQACVGPAAGIELTAFVNSLDKMPDLDDIVAGKRVPVPEEIDLQYAVAAALVGRAIRAANQPEASEIIGHILDYAGAFPQREMGVMLVSDLHRAIGEQLFAIPQFATWANAIADVMLYE, from the coding sequence ATGCGCCCGGCCCAACTGCTCACCATCCTGGACCGCGAATTCACCAGCACCCTCGAAGGTCACCACACCCCGGTCATGCTCTGGGGACCGCCGGGGGTCGGCAAGTCGGACATGATCCGCCAGACCGCCGAGCGCCACGAGGTGCCGATGATCGACATCCGCCTGTCACAGATGGAGCCGTCGGACCTGCGCGGCATCCCTTTCCGCAGCGGCGAGCACGTGGAATGGGCCACGCCCGCCATCCTGCCCGATGCGGCACGTCACGGCGAGCGCGGCATCCTGTTCCTCGACGAGATCACCTCGGCCCCACCCAGCGTCTCGGCCGCCGCCTACCAATTGATACTCGACCGCCGCCTGGGCGAATACCAGGTGCCCAGGGGCTGGGCGATCTTTGCCGCCGGCAACCGCCAGGGCGACCGCGGCGTGACCTACACCATGCCCGCGCCGCTGGCCAACCGCTTCTCGCACTTCGACGTCGAGCCCCACCTCGACGACTGGGTGGCCTGGGCCTATGCCCACGGCATCGACGAGCGGGTGATCGCCTTCCTGCGCTTCCGCCCCGAACTGCTGTTCGACTTCGACCCGGCGCACAATCCCATGGCCTTCCCCTCCCCGCGCTCCTGGGAATTCGCCCATCGCAGCCTGCAGAAGTTCAGCGGCCACCCCGAGCTGCTGCAAGGCGCCCTGCAGGCCTGCGTGGGGCCGGCCGCCGGCATCGAGCTGACCGCCTTCGTCAACAGCCTGGACAAGATGCCCGACCTGGACGACATTGTCGCCGGCAAGCGCGTGCCCGTGCCCGAGGAGATCGACCTGCAATACGCCGTGGCCGCTGCCCTGGTGGGCCGTGCCATCCGTGCCGCCAACCAGCCCGAGGCCAGCGAAATCATCGGTCACATCCTCGACTATGCCGGCGCCTTCCCGCAGCGCGAGATGGGGGTGATGCTGGTCTCCGACCTGCATCGCGCCATCGGCGAGCAGCTGTTCGCGATACCGCAATTCGCCACCTGGGCGAACGCCATCGCCGACGTGATGCTCTACGAGTGA